Proteins from a genomic interval of Musa acuminata AAA Group cultivar baxijiao chromosome BXJ1-9, Cavendish_Baxijiao_AAA, whole genome shotgun sequence:
- the LOC135593144 gene encoding galactoside 2-alpha-L-fucosyltransferase-like — MEAITGTRRSREYHSLESAGDAETKGGRRAWMRWAAPAACVLCVPLLLLLVGDHRRPSFDWFQGATHPKGSTSVSSSVVGEASKDKLLGGLLSAEFEDCSCFSRYRSAAYRKASPHLPSPYLVERLRRYEALHRKCGPNTELYKKSIERLKSKQSSAAMECNYIVWIPHYGLGNRVVSLVSSFLYALLNDRVLLVHVPHELTDLFCEPFPGTSWVLPSDFPVHNFQNFDKDTPQSFGNMLRDKVISIDMRSSANATLPAYVYLHLPWYYNEWDKLFFCQDAQQMLRKVPWLLLKSDHYFVPSLFLVEEYDDELRRLFPERTTVFHHLVRYLLHPSNTVWGYVTRYYHAYLAKADKRVGIQIRNLENEPVPFETLLGQIVNCSSKEGILPSIDLRHTARPAEDDAKVTAVFTTSLDSGYSDRIRNMYYEHATTTGEIVGVYQASHEGKQQTEHQNHNVKALSEITLLSFSDVLITTACSTFGYVAQGLGGLEPLILTKPWKSKLPCRWAESPEPCFLIPPPSDVCRDHGGINKKMAQHVRQCEDENGGVKLFD, encoded by the exons ATGGAGGCGATCACTGGGACGAGACGCAGCAGGGAGTACCACAGCCTGGAGAGTGCCGGGGACGCGGAGACCAAGGGCGGCAGAAGAGCCTGGATGAGATGGGCAGCTCCAGCTGCCTGCGTGCTGTGTGTGCCTCTTCTGCTCCTCCTCGTCGGAGATCATCGGAGGCCGTCTTTCGATTGGTTTCAGGGTGCAACGCACCCGAAAG GCTCGACGAGCGTTTCTTCCTCGGTCGTCGGGGAAGCATCGAAGGACAAGCTTCTTGGCGGTCTGTTGTCTGCTGAATTCGAGGATTGTTCCTGCTTCAGCCGATACAGGTCTGCAGCGTATCGTAAGGCGTCGCCTCACCTTCCTTCTCCGTATCTCGTCGAGAGGCTGCGCAGGTACGAAGCTCTCCACAGGAAATGTGGTCCAAACACCGAGCTCTACAAGAAATCTATCGAGCGATTGAAGTCGAAGCAGAGCAGCGCGGCCATGGAGTGCAATTACATAGTTTGGATCCCGCACTACGGCCTGGGAAACAGAGTCGTCAGTCTCGTCTCCTCGTTTCTGTACGCTCTCCTCAACGACAGAGTCCTTCTCGTCCACGTCCCACACGAACTCACCGACCTCTTCTGCGAGCCATTTCCTGGGACTTCCTGGGTGCTGCCTTCGGATTTCCCCGTCCACAACTTCCAAAACTTCGACAAGGACACCCCGCAGAGCTTCGGCAACATGCTCCGGGACAAGGTCATCAGCATCGACATGCGCTCCTCCGCCAACGCTACGTTGCCGGCCTACGTCTACCTCCACCTGCCATGGTACTACAACGAGTGGGACAAGCTGTTCTTCTGCCAAGACGCGCAGCAGATGCTTCGGAAGGTCCCCTGGCTTCTGCTGAAGTCGGACCACTACTTCGTGCCGTCGCTGTTTCTCGTCGAGGAGTACGACGACGAGCTCCGGCGGCTGTTCCCGGAGAGGACGACTGTGTTCCACCACCTGGTGCGGTATCTTCTCCACCCGAGTAACACCGTGTGGGGGTACGTCACGAGGTACTACCACGCTTATCTGGCCAAGGCCGACAAAAGGGTAGGCATCCAGATCAGGAACCTCGAAAACGAGCCCGTTCCCTTCGAGACTTTGTTGGGTCAGATCGTGAACTGTTCCTCCAAAGAAGGAATACTGCCGAGCATCGACCTTAGGCATACGGCGAGGCCGGCTGAGGACGACGCTAAGGTGACGGCAGTCTTCACGACCAGTTTGGACTCCGGGTACTCCGACAGGATCAGGAACATGTACTACGAGCACGCGACCACCACCGGCGAGATCGTCGGGGTGTACCAAGCCAGCCACGAGGGGAAGCAGCAGACGGAGCATCAGAACCACAACGTCAAGGCACTGTCGGAGATCACTCTGCTCAGCTTCAGCGACGTTCTCATCACCACCGCCTGCTCCACCTTCGGGTACGTGGCTCAGGGGCTCGGTGGGCTGGAGCCGCTGATACTGACGAAGCCCTGGAAATCCAAACTGCCTTGCCGCTGGGCCGAGTCGCCGGAGCCATGCTTCCTGATACCTCCTCCCTCGGACGTGTGCCGAGACCATGGCGGAATCAACAAGAAGATGGCTCAGCATGTGAGGCAGTGCGAAGATGAGAATGGAGGCGTTAAGCTTTTTGATTAG
- the LOC135586060 gene encoding galactoside 2-alpha-L-fucosyltransferase-like: MCQNRTMGFNRVLLMRLLSTLEKPSKSLRRSLISRTLYIEGKNSKDAAVVMETKRLRRPQQPAPAPDSEREGPFWASSAAAGRKPPRLMHLHPSTALLLLASLLLICIALSGAHRSFPLDRLRAKGGLENGTFPSLGGPKDRFLHGLLAAGFDEQSCLSRYQSVLYRKESPHVPSSYLVEKLRNYEALHKKCGPNTELYKKAVEQLKSDHGTQSTECNYVIWISYSGLGNKMLSIASAFLYALLTNRVLFIDRGFDMADLFCEPFPESSWLLPLDFPINEFDTFDMKTPKSYGNMLKDKVIGNGDDGTSTHSLPDYIYLHLSHDYGDYDKLFFCEDDQRFLRFVPWLLLRSNNYFVPSLFMIPTYEEELKHLFPEKETVFHHLGRYLFHPTNSVWGLITRYYQSYLAKADERVGIQVRTFETAAGPFQYVLDQILACTQKAKLLPDASGQDTVVSTPKTKSKAVLMTSLNSGYSENIRNMYWEHPTVTGEIISVYQPSHEGYQQTEKQMHDMKALAEIYLLSLTDALVTSAWSTFGYVAQGLGGLRPWILFKPENHTAPDPPCRQAMSIEPCFHAPPFYDCKAKTGADTGALVPYVRHCEDMSWGLKVVDRNEW; encoded by the exons ATGTGTCAAAATAGGACCATGGGTTTTAACCGTGTCCTTTTGATGCGCCTGCTCTCGACCTTGGAGAAACCATCCAAATCATTGCGACGATCACTTATTTCGCGAACTCTATatatagaagggaagaattctaAGGACGCTGCGGTGGTGATGGAGACGAAGCGCTTGAGGAGGCCGCAGCAACCGGCGCCCGCCCCCGATTCGGAGAGAGAGGGGCCTTTCTGGGCCTCCTCCGCGGCGGCGGGGAGGAAGCCGCCGCGCCTCATGCACCTGCACCCCTCGACCGCGCTCCTCCTGCTCGCCTCCCTTTTGCTCATCTGCATTGCCCTGTCCGGAGCCCACCGCAGCTTTCCGCTTGATCGCCTTCGTGCAAAAGGAG GTTTAGAGAATGGTACATTTCCATCCCTTGGTGGTCCAAAGGATAGATTTCTTCATGGCTTGCTTGCTGCTGGGTTTGATGAGCAATCCTGCCTAAGCAGGTACCAATCTGTGTTATACCGGAAAGAATCACCTCATGTACCGTCTTCTTACTTGGTGGAGAAACTGAGAAACTATGAAGCTCTCCACAAGAAATGTGGTCCGAACACTGAATTGTACAAGAAAGCAGTTGAGCAGTTGAAATCTGATCATGGCACCCAATCAACAGAGTGCAACTATGTGATATGGATATCATACAGTGGCTTAGGCAACAAGATGTTGTCTATTGCTTCAGCATTTCTATATGCTCTCCTAACAAACAGGGTCTTGTTTATCGACCGAGGTTTCGACATGGCTGATCTCTTTTGTGAGCCATTTCCTGAAAGCTCATGGCTTCTACCTCTGGATTTCCCCATCAATGAGTTCGATACCTTTGACATGAAGACACCCAAGAGTTATGGGAACATGTTAAAAGACAAGGTTATCGGTAACGGTGATGATGGTACTTCAACACACTCCCTGCCTGATTACATTTATCTCCATTTATCTCATGATTATGGTGATTATGATAAGCTTTTCTTCTGCGAAGATGATCAGAGGTTTCTTAGATTTGTCCCTTGGCTGTTGTTGAGATCGAACAACTACTTCGTGCCATCCCTCTTTATGATCCCAACATATGAAGAAGAACTAAAACATCTCTTCCCAGAGAAAGAGACAGTCTTCCATCATTTGGGACGTTATCTTTTCCACCCTACCAATTCAGTGTGGGGTTTGATCACCAGATATTATCAATCTTATCTTGCCAAGGCAGATGAAAGAGTGGGCATACAGGTGAGAACCTTTGAAACCGCTGCTGGTCCATTTCAGTATGTGTTAGACCAAATTCTTGCATGCACTCAGAAGGCAAAGCTTCTTCCCGACGCCAGTGGCCAAGACACTGTGGTTTCGACCCCAAAAACCAAATCAAAAGCTGTGCTTATGACTTCTTTGAACTCTGGATACTCTGAAAACATCAGGAACATGTACTGGGAGCACCCTACAGTCACCGGTGAAATCATTAGTGTCTATCAACCGAGCCATGAAGGATACCAGCAGACAGAGAAGCAAATGCACGACATGAAAGCATTAGCAGAGATCTATCTCTTGAGCTTGACAGATGCGTTGGTGACAAGCGCATGGTCTACGTTCGGGTATGTGGCTCAAGGTCTTGGTGGTTTACGACCATGGATCCTCTTCAAGCCCGAAAACCATACAGCTCCTGACCCTCCTTGCCGTCAAGCCATGTCCATTGAACCTTGTTTTCATGCCCCTCCCTTCTATGACTGCAAGGCCAAGACAGGTGCTGATACAGGGGCTCTGGTCCCGTATGTCAGGCATTGCGAAGACATGAGTTGGGGGCTTAAGGTAGTCGATCGCAATGAGTGGTAG
- the LOC103997991 gene encoding ethylene-responsive transcription factor ERF109-like has protein sequence MSGCCDWQPSSSRLSREQETSIIVSALAHVHSGYATAPAELPLADTCRTCGIEGCLGCELFSFADDEGAVVPSDSSGSGGSRRKGKKGSRYRGVRQRPWGKWAAEIRDPKRAARKWLGTFDTAEDAARAYDRAAVEFRGARAKLNFPPPDNTPSSNPDR, from the coding sequence ATGTCGGGCTGCTGCGATTGGCAGCCGTCATCCTCACGCCTGTCGCGCGAGCAGGAGACCTCCATCATCGTCTCCGCGCTCGCTCACGTCCACTCCGGCTACGCCACTGCCCCCGCCGAGCTCCCGCTCGCTGACACCTGCCGTACGTGCGGCATCGAAGGGTGCCTCGGTTGCGAGCTCTTCTCCTTCGCGGACGACGAGGGAGCCGTCGTGCCGTCCGACAGCAGCGGCTCCGGGGGATCGAggaggaaggggaagaagggcaGCAGGTACCGGGGCGTGCGGCAGCGGCCGTGGGGGAAGTGGGCGGCTGAGATACGCGACCCGAAGCGGGCGGCGCGCAAGTGGCTGGGCACGTTCGACACTGCGGAGGACGCCGCGCGGGCGTACGACCGCGCCGCCGTCGAGTTCCGAGGGGCGCGCGCCAAGCTCAATTTCCCGCCCCCGGACAACACGCCCTCCTCAAATCCTGATCGCTAG